TCAAAGATGTGAGATGAGACATGTGTATTGTGAAAGgcgttggttgttgtttaacgccgcattaagcaatattcccgctttatggaggcagtctgtaaatattcgacgACCCAGTGACCTACAGGATGAGCATCTACTAAAATGCAGTGCTAGAGGTGACTTTGAACTGAAAGTCAAAGATGAGAGGTAACAGATGTATTGTGGAATGTATGGTGACAGCGATTCGCACATTTACTGTCGGAAGTAACAGATATTAAATGGAGTCGCTACTGGAATGAGGAATGGCTCTTACAGATGTTGGAAGAGGGGTAACAGCTGAGGGTGCGGGGTTACCAAGGTAATGTGGTAGGTAACACGTGGAAGGGCGGGAGATGACAGATATTTCTGACTGGAGATAACAGATATAGTATGGGAGACAACAGATGGAAGGGAAAACATGTAGTTCCGgcgaggtagccttgtggttaaagtgtccgctagtcacgccgaaggcctcGCGTCAATCACCCGCGtggggttcaatgtgtgaagccaatttctggtgtccccctcagaaatattgctggaatagtgctcaAACCCACTCATTCATACTCAAAGCTAGAGTGGAATTGAAACTGACATGGTGTAATCTTCCTTCCCTCCAGGCAGTAGATATGAGATGGGGAGTTCCTCCCGAAGCCAGTGACGACCATACCGCCGCGTACCATTGCCTCGCCGAGCTCAGGCACTGTCAGGAGCTGTCGATCGGACCCAATTTTGtggtaaacaaagaaaatgcaAATGATCACATTAATTTTCCAACGTATATATGTTAAATGTACCCCAAACATTCCATCGGACATACACTAATCGCCAAAAAAAAACCCCGTTCTCCTCCTTCcttgcattctcttcccacagcggttacttgtcacatcttcctacgtaacttctgttctaatacgaccctttcatggtgcgagtgttcaagactcatgattggaggcaatcagatttggtagtgcaatcagcgcccttgtttcaaaagtgatcgttcgaaaactctcggtaatttccggatgcatcgtgaaaactagaacctcttcccgagtgcgatactcaaatgtttcttctagacagaactcagtcatgtcatttttgtctctccacattgcttgcatttgtcaagttgaatcaagtcgatgtaacacgtgttctgattggacagctaaaagggagataaatgtgctgccattttttgccgctaggggattttatgagaagcgcgaaatatggccgtattagaacagaggttcgtagaaAGATaagacaagtaacctctgtgggaagagaatgccttCCTTGATGAATTTCATAAACTCTGTTCAACAGAGGATGAAACCTGCTGATGCATTTTATAGTAAAACAACATAGAAAAGGTCCCCGAATCAAAAGGTCCCCGAAAAGATATGTTGTTAAGCTTTCTTGTAAACTAATACCTTCTGACATACCATGGATAGATTTTAACTAATTTGTATAGTTAAGAGGTTAACGTATCGTTTGGCGTTTAGTGCACTTATGGCACAGATCTTGCtcttttttaacaattttggagactgaccatcagcaACCATTAGCGACTCTATAATTAAAAGTACGAATTCACATTTAATATTTCCGATTAACGAAACGCGAAAGCGTATTAAAACGGTactataaacatgaaaaaatgaTGTACGATCTCACCAGCAATGATGGGATTGAATATATACCAGGAGTGAATCTAGGCGTGACAAGATTAAAGCATTTCAAGTCAGGTAACTGACAACCATCTATACTGTTTCCATACAAGTCATGGGTCAcaataagaaaaaacaaaaatacattacaCCGACTCTATTTAGCTATGATACATATTGGAGCCTGAcacgtgaaggtctggggtagcataggccttcagcaacccatgcttgccataaaaggtgacgatacttgtcgtaagaggtgactaacatgtcatcggttctcagttgcgcagatcgatgttcatggtgataaatggattgtctggcccagactcgattatttacagaccgccgccatatagctggaatattgctgagtttggcgtaaaactaaactcactcattcactcacatacatacTGGAAAACCCTCCCCTACCCCCTTCCCCCTCTTCCTGGTTATTGGCTCGGCCAAGATACTGTCACTCACTGTCAGAGGCTGCCGTATTGTATATAGAATACCTGAGTTGTGCTGATTACGTCGAAAAACAACAGCCACTCGCCTTTTCACACTCAGATATCGTCTTTCAGGCTTTCGTGGGTCAGCGATACGGAAGTTGCCCCCTACCGGCTGCCATCATCAGAGCCGAGTTCGAAGCCATCCGTGAAAATCTCGATCCATCCAGTGATGACGTCAAGCTGCTTGACCAGTGCTATCTAAAGGACCAGAACTCGCTCCCAGCTGTTTATAGATTGCAACCCGCTAGTAAAATAAAAGGTAACGATTGGTAAATCAATGTCTGGAAGTGAACGGCAACATCAAGACTGTCAGTTTCATCACATAGGTTTAACATAGGTAGCACTCAAAGACCTAGAGGTTCATTGGGGAATAGATACTCAtagaaacgaataagggaacacatggaaGTGTATATGTTCCTTTACTTAtttcagaatttcacccacagtgcaatacataagTTGTGAAGAAACCTCGAAaaatataggaacacttgtactttcatgcgTACCCTAATTCGTTTTCGTGATTGCGTAAGTAAAATATGAATACTGTATCTAATAGATTCAATTCTATCAACACACCACCACGAGTAAGCGCTGATACACCAAGGGCCGAATTCATCGCATCCCGCCACGTCAAAGGGAGGCAACAGAGAAATGTGATCTGTCCAGATCATGAATGAGCTTGGAATGAATATATACTAGTAATTAGCATGAGCAAGTCATAGAAGTACACAGTGTATGTAGGATAAAATGAAGAAACGTATTGCAATTTATATTAAACTGACGTGCGAAAGATACTACATACACCGTTCTTTGAGATAAGGCTACTACTAAACAATGATTGTGACTTGCATATCACGATCAAAacacttttgaaattatttacggcagtatttggaaacaaaacaatagGTTTGCACTTTCTTTTGTaagtttaaaataaaaaatactgtCATTGCTACGCTTTGTTATTTAGTACTGGATCGAGGATTTTCCCGAACAGGGGATTTTCATGGACCTATAACCTCCTCAATCCACTGTACAAAGTTGCCTCTCTTAGCTTCGCGGGAGCGGTGTGATAGCTTATTTGGTGCTGCGTACGCTCATTACGCCTTAgacacgggtttgattctccacatgggtacaatgtatgaagaccATTTTAGGTATTCTCTCCAGGTGATACGGTATtgcgtaaaaccttactcactcaatgTACTATCTGTGCGAGTATTTACAGAGACTGTGCTTAACTGACTGCCTCACAGACGGAAGGACGGGACggactcaatcactcactcactctcacgcCACGGTATTAATAAGTGTAATGATTAATGTATTGGAGAAGATACTACTGAAGGAACTGATGCATGTACTCTTCAACAAGAgaaggggaactgtactttcaatgtacgattgtagaatttgggagatatatgggattgaatcaacgTTGGtgcaataataatggatgttttgagaatgcttCACCACacggatttcattcaaagcaaagctgttggttcagctgtaccccttgttaggtgactggagtgtgacatgaaaatttcaggtttacaatcttcagtcagtagtgtgagACTTGACCCTAAAAACCCTCACCATGCACAggtgcaagaaaattatcggaaaaaaatGGTCAGTGATTTATCGACGTGTCTGATAAACTTCAAGATTGATAATGTGCGTgcaggaggctcccacgttgtgcacgtgcttcccatgcattgtgtttacgtgtggcgataacgtgaaatgatgctgcatacacaagatgaatgtcattgtagtgagtgagtgagtttagttttacgcagcactcagcaatattccagctatatggcggcggtctgtgaataatccagtgaccaacaacatgagcatcgatctgagcattgggaaccgatgacatgtgtcaaccaagtcagcgagcctgaccacccgatcccgttagtcgcctcttacgatgtCATTGTAACCTTCCTCATaaggttttctttctaccagacttcaacgttcaggttcccctaccttTTTTGAAGAGCATATATTGAAACAACATTGTATTGATGAAGGTACAATGCATGGTACTGGAAAAAATACTGAGGAATGCATGTGAGGGTATTGATACGTCCATTCATTAAGGTATTAACACTGTTATTGGGTGACGATGTTGTTGCCATCACTGATGACTGGTTTGAGAAAGATGTTGATAAAGTATTAAGATATTTATGAAGATCTGAGTAAGGAAGTGGCATTATAAAATGAACGTATTGGTAACATTATTGGTGAAGACACTGATCGATAAATTGATAAAATATGAGTATTATATTGATTGAAACGAGTTATTGGTAAAAATATAAACAGTGCtcattttaatattgatattcaGTATTCATTAAGTTTAGTGGTAAGAATATGAACACTGTACTGATCAATTTAATGATAACGAAAaggataaatatattgatatatttattgattgagaTATTGATACACCTATTTTAGGTATTCAGCATTGCGTAACTCgttcatttgtttttaaaaaactgATTTTGTCATGTCACTCTGTATCAATACTATCATACTgatatatttattgattgagaTATTGATACACCTATTTTAGGTATACAGCATTGCGTAACTCgttcatttgtttttaaaaaaactgattTTGTCATGTCACTCTGTATCAATACTATCATGTCTTTCAGAAACTACTGGACGGCTGTGGGGCAGTATAGAGGGGGACATTCGAGAGGTGTTATATCGAGGAGCCCAGAAGGCCGTGGACGCCTCAGAACTTTCCAAGGAATCATTTAGGCTTCTCAAAGCTTCAGGTGTGTAAGTTAAATCTCCACAGCAATGTCCTGGCCATGGAATTAAATCCCCTGTCGATGAAAAACACTTGAAGATCCTGGGTAGAACTGGTCTTAagaaacccatacttgtcgcaagaggtgactaacgggatcgggtggccggGCTCGCTGACGTAGTTGACAAATTTCATCGATCCCAACTGTGTggatggatgttcatgctgttgatcaccagactgtctgatccagtctAGAATTATCCTTATTCAGATAGACAAATTCATACGACCCATAGTACGTGATAAACTGCAAACATATTATCCTGCATGCATCAGGTTTAAGCTTTCGAAGCTTTAATGGTGAATGCTTCAGATAGATAGCGTATACGTTTCTATGATACACCTTTGTCATTAGATGCCATCAAATTTTTTAAGTTAGAAGTTGTTGGGTAGTCTGCAAAGCGAGCTGGCAGTAGACATCACTCTCCAACCATAGCGACAATTTGTAGCATTCTTCATAATTATCCGTCACAAAAAGTACGAGTAGTTTTTCGAAAGGCGTTTGTATGATGTTTGATTGTGTATATTAATGACATAATTCGGACATGAATCAAACATGTACAGCCACAAACCTTTTTCGCTGACAAAGGTTTGAAAACAATTATCACGATCTGTTTTATAGCCGTTGATACTGTTTCTCTGCTGCTGGCGTTGTATCAGGGCTCCATCGAAGTGGTACACGTTCAAGAAATATATCTTTCCTCAATAATGGCGAGGATACGGATGGCTCAAAACATGCGATCATGAGTTTGAATCCCGAAGTGGTAAACGTCTGACACCTGCATATCTTCAGATGAAAACGGACACATAAGTGATACAAAGCTGATATAAGTGGAAAATTGTTcaaactcactcaaccactcatcaGATAGAAAGCGGACACATTTTTGACAGAACTGACTGATCGATCACACCAGTTACGGTTGGGTTATATACCAGATAGGTGAGTTTCTGAGAGGTGTTATTGATACGACAGAAACGCGTTCATCCACCACGTACAAATGTACTGCGAGAACCCAGAAGAAGGTATTGCAATAACATTCATTATACCAATTTTCTTTTACAAGTCCAGTAAATGATGTAGTTTTATCTCACAGAGTACTACCAATTTCATTCCTTTAGAGGATTCTCATTGGGTGCTTTCTTCTTTCAGTGACAGAGCAGGAGATCTACCAGGGTCTGATCAACATTGCCAGGGAGAGAGACCGCCAAGCCAACTGTCTGCTCTACTTACGGGATATAGAAGCACTTGGAAAAGACAGCGATCCTATCATGACCAGGCGCTTCATTGACCTCCACCCAGACAGCTTACAGCCAAACGAAGCTGCAGCCATGGCTCTGAAGGAACTGAGAGAAAAAAGTTCCAAAAAGGTGACCAACCAAAACATGCTGAAGATGTCTGTGAAGTGGGAGAAAGATGGAATCGGACCAGTCACTCATAAGGACTATTTACAGACGCTGTGTAATCACTTCTATTCCACGATGAAGCTCCTTGTGGATCGGAACATGGCAAAGAGGAACAAACTTCAGGATGATGATCTCTATAATGAAGTGGTTCAGCATTGGACAATTGCTAGAAACAGATGCAAAACCTTTGTGGGGAGAGCACCTATGCTTCAAAACATTAGGGGGTACCTGGAAGCGCAAACAGACCAAGCCCTTGTCGTCCATGGGGAATCGGGCAGCGGAAAGACTTCATTGATGTCCAAGGCAGTTTCTATGGTCAGTGATGTGGTTTCCCATAATGAGAACGAGATGAGGATGATGACCGTGGTCCGGTTTGTTGGTACCACGCCTGAAAGTTCCTCAAGTCACCAACTACTGTATTCTGTGTGCCACCAACTTGCGTACATCAGTAAACAGCACAGATCCGATGTTCCCGAGGATTATACAAATCTCAAGCTGTACTTCAGGGACGCTGTACAGAAAGGAAATTTCAGTGGAGTTGTGATTATATTCCTTGATGCTTTAGACCAGCTATCACCAGCCAACGGGGCGCACACCTTGGACTGGCTTCCATCAAGACTTGCCCCAAATGTGAAGATGATTGTGTCCACGTTGCCAgagaagcatggtattttggaGAAATTGCGGAACAAAATTGACTATAACTTCTTAGAAGTGACACCTCTTCCTCAAACAGATTGCAAGCAAGTGATGAGAGCTCTGCTGGAACATTCGGGAAGGGCGATTTCTTACCCTCAGTGGAGAATAGTTGAAAAAGCCTTCACCTATTGTACATTACCTCTATTTATCACTCTAACCTTCCAAGAAGCGATCAGGTGGAACTCCTATGATGTCCTTCCATCTGATGCCCTTCTACACACTGTAGAGGCAAGCATCAACCGATTGTTCGAGAGACTGGAGAAAGCATATGgaaaagtgtttgtttctagagCTCTAGGATATATCACGGCTGCAAGGAACGGCCTAAGTGTGTCTGAACTTGATGATATCTTGTCCCTGGATGAGGATGTCCTGAATAGCGTCTTCACCCTCTGGGAGCCGCCAATCAGGAGGATTCCTTCCAACCTATGGCCACGTCTCTATGTGGAAATATCATCATTCCTTGTTGAACAGGAGGCTGATGACATTGTTGTCCTGTCCTGGTATCATACCCAATTTGTCCGGGCGGCGGTGGCACGATATTTGTCAAATGTTGATGAATGCACGCTCATACATCAAAACATTGCCGACTATTACCTTGGAACTTGGAGTGGAACAATGAAAAAGCCGTTTATGTATCAGCAACGACTGATGACACGACTGAAAAAGACAGACCCATTCAGCGCAGCCTGCAGACATGTTCCTGAGCAACCTCTGATCTTCAAGATCAGTGAAACGTCCGAACGATACAACCTGCGCAAACTAAACCAACTGCCATACAGTCTTGCTCAGAGTGGGCAAATCGAACGGTTAAAGAAGGAATGCTTTTGTAACTTTGACTGGCTGTATGCCAAGATTAAGGCAGTATCCCTGCAACAGATTCTAGGTGACTTCTCGATGTTCCATGACAGAGAAACATGTTTTGTAGCTGATGCAATCCGCATGTCTGGATCAGCTCTAAAGATTGACCCAAACGCCCTCGGCCCAGAGATCTCTGGCCGCCTTCTACCTCACATCCACACACATCCGATTATCAGAGATCTGGTGAGACAGTGCGATTTGAGATCTCAGCACCAATGCCCCTTGGTGCCACACTTCCAGATCTACAGCGTGCCAGGAGGTCCTCTGCAATACGAATGGGAGATTGACGGAACAATCCGGTCGTCAGTAGATGTTGATGTCTTCAACAGCCCTGATGGTATTCTAATGACTGCTAAACCATACTACAGCAAGACCttgaaagtatgggagttaacaCAAGGGGAACCACGACAAGACATGCAGATGCCCATTGGGGAGATACATCCGAGTAAAGATGGAAAATATCTCAACATCTTCTCCAGGAATCGCTTTGTGACAATTTACAAATCTGACTGCGGAGAGGTCCATGCAAATGTGGACTTTGGTTATGGTGAGGTTGgctatgtaaacatatccaatcaataCATTGCCTTCACAACACGACATAATGCAAGCCCCTGTGTTATAGACATTGTCAAAGGAAAAGTATTACATAGATTCTCCTGTAGAAGCAATGCAGTGGCCATCGGTCCCAAAGAAAGATACATAGTGTTCAATGCTGACAGGAATATTATGTTGTACTCTCTCCCATTAATGGAAAGGAAGTGTGTAGGTCAGTCTAACGATGAACCAATGCAGATTGCTTTCATTGACACTCAAATGAAGTGCTATGTCCTCACTAAAACAAGACTTCTACAAAGTATCCATTTCGACGTTGTGAACAGAGTCTCAGCCACTTCTGGTATAGTTGAGGACATGCAGATCAAAGAATTTAAGGTCTCACACCTTGAGCATATGATTCTTGTCCGGAGTTCCCGGTGTCTGTATCTTGTTGACACGGACACAGAGACAATCAAACACCGGCTGCAAAAAATGCCTCCTGGGGTGTTCGTGAAGACAATGACGTCTTTCACAGGAGCAGGTTTCACGCCAAAGGATGACCTTGTGGTGGCCTCAAGGGACACATACATCGCAGTGTGGGAGACCGAGACGGGGACACCGCTCAGACTTCTTCAAGCCTCTGT
The window above is part of the Haliotis asinina isolate JCU_RB_2024 chromosome 1, JCU_Hal_asi_v2, whole genome shotgun sequence genome. Proteins encoded here:
- the LOC137276783 gene encoding NACHT and WD repeat domain-containing protein 2-like, whose translation is MSVSFREQVKPVKFRHQDDVIDNDVVDERRKLEGAYQYRHLSDDDRDLVDSLLLGTLPMEQIPRPKSKVVKIFISSTFTDMTQERNALAETVYPKLRQYCRHKHGLDFQAVDMRWGVPPEASDDHTAAYHCLAELRHCQELSIGPNFVAFVGQRYGSCPLPAAIIRAEFEAIRENLDPSSDDVKLLDQCYLKDQNSLPAVYRLQPASKIKETTGRLWGSIEGDIREVLYRGAQKAVDASELSKESFRLLKASVTEQEIYQGLINIARERDRQANCLLYLRDIEALGKDSDPIMTRRFIDLHPDSLQPNEAAAMALKELREKSSKKVTNQNMLKMSVKWEKDGIGPVTHKDYLQTLCNHFYSTMKLLVDRNMAKRNKLQDDDLYNEVVQHWTIARNRCKTFVGRAPMLQNIRGYLEAQTDQALVVHGESGSGKTSLMSKAVSMVSDVVSHNENEMRMMTVVRFVGTTPESSSSHQLLYSVCHQLAYISKQHRSDVPEDYTNLKLYFRDAVQKGNFSGVVIIFLDALDQLSPANGAHTLDWLPSRLAPNVKMIVSTLPEKHGILEKLRNKIDYNFLEVTPLPQTDCKQVMRALLEHSGRAISYPQWRIVEKAFTYCTLPLFITLTFQEAIRWNSYDVLPSDALLHTVEASINRLFERLEKAYGKVFVSRALGYITAARNGLSVSELDDILSLDEDVLNSVFTLWEPPIRRIPSNLWPRLYVEISSFLVEQEADDIVVLSWYHTQFVRAAVARYLSNVDECTLIHQNIADYYLGTWSGTMKKPFMYQQRLMTRLKKTDPFSAACRHVPEQPLIFKISETSERYNLRKLNQLPYSLAQSGQIERLKKECFCNFDWLYAKIKAVSLQQILGDFSMFHDRETCFVADAIRMSGSALKIDPNALGPEISGRLLPHIHTHPIIRDLVRQCDLRSQHQCPLVPHFQIYSVPGGPLQYEWEIDGTIRSSVDVDVFNSPDGILMTAKPYYSKTLKVWELTQGEPRQDMQMPIGEIHPSKDGKYLNIFSRNRFVTIYKSDCGEVHANVDFGYGEVGYVNISNQYIAFTTRHNASPCVIDIVKGKVLHRFSCRSNAVAIGPKERYIVFNADRNIMLYSLPLMERKCVGQSNDEPMQIAFIDTQMKCYVLTKTRLLQSIHFDVVNRVSATSGIVEDMQIKEFKVSHLEHMILVRSSRCLYLVDTDTETIKHRLQKMPPGVFVKTMTSFTGAGFTPKDDLVVASRDTYIAVWETETGTPLRLLQASVSPIVKIFTSDTLNKAVSLLSDNTLQVWDLNNLDADVQHSNEVLSTTVRSVAVSSATKRVLCHGIRYPEAKILDIETGKVKAVLQHTCDLEDKILECELSPLGLFAVTKAHLAEKGEHTKDFKTILTDDIVWNMNTQEKVHHAPSSRYVLFNSINSIIAAVQCVFYSSIDWTCNTYHVKVIQPDLMDEEPPEFSIPVMSEFVCKPVLLSVRKGLGVFNAFYTVLQFCQKELHPVTKVEQSRTFYMKLYTRTLLGKQTEEKILCVKDFLKHADPNDQFVDVRIIGGDKLLIIYSKDPVTASFDKESGLVLSEASHKAALVYDPEKESVIRHLLHIAKPDSILSQTVISRLSSVLVDDQLRVFDHQENKLQTEINTKFAAGCHRLALDGAYVIGISHDRRSVIVARSVDGEQKGRLFIHGKATCIEVAEDDRTVVVGCYDGRVMILSLVLELSDPVTELIDKLPSRIPPIGHREPLVNGDIRHMQQSLPEITRLALKLKEDHERQARRQTSFRALATSVTAINKVRMRSQACSIQ